The DNA window ACCGTGCCTCTAGTCCGGCATTGAtacaaatacagacagacactcacatacacagagagacacagatacagacagacactcacatacacagagagacacagatacagacagacactcacatacacagagagacacagatacagacagacactcacatacacagagagacacagatacagacagacactcacatacacagagagacacagatacagacagacactcacatacacagagagacacagatacagacagacactcacatacacagagagacacagatacagacagacactcacatacacaacagacacagatacagacagacactcacatacacagagagacacagatacagaaacactccacacacagacacagacatacagtcagacagacagactgactcacacacaccaacacacacacatacacacacgcacatacacacacacgcacgcacgcacacacgcacgcacgcacacacacatacacacacacacacactgactcactctgagccacacacacacagacgcagacTGACAAAGAAAAACACATACATTCAGAAACAGactcaaacacagacacagacaaacacatacatttacagacacagacatctatctatctatatatatatacgactagtgtctgtctgtctgtctgtctgtctgtctgttcgcgatgcacggccaaagttctcggtggatctttttcaaatttggacaccgtattcagctacaccccggacacaacctcatcgatgagatatttcaacacgtcctctcagcgcgcagcgctgtgcgcgctgaagggattttgttttgttttgtttgtttgtcgggatccactaccagtaactcttccttatcttctccagtgttttcagccgcgattatctcccttcctccgtgtggcgtcaatccatattcccgttactacgttactatttttagaaggtcactgcacgttactatttttagaaggtctccagtgttttgcgcgtttatctcctttccttcgtgcgccggcgaagccggcgtacacccggcagagccgggtcccaggcgcagcctggtattcgacTTTACTTCagtcttcccggcgaagccggtacccggcgaagcgggtaatcatctagttcacTTATAGACAGATACACATACGTATACactgacaaagagagagagagagagagagagagagagagagagagagagagagagagagagagagagagagagacagacagacagacagacagacagacagagacagacagaaagacagacacacacacacgcacacacgcacgcacccacgcacgcaagcacgctcgcacgtacgtacgtataAACTCATAAAATACTTCTAACACTTGTAAAAATGCTGAAGTCAAAGTTTGCGTTCGATGCCTTCACCAACACTGGCAACAATGACAGAGTTTCATGCAAGAGAGATAACCACTAACAGATATTGAGAGCATCGGTACTTCAACGTTTCCCTCCCTTGACAAGGCTTTCCTTGCCATTCTACGTGCTCTGGCGTTGAGTAAtactacccaatattgacggactgtgtgaggatatcttctgctattggtctgttgagacagtgatatcaaaatcgagaccggaggtcgagatttttatatcactgtcgaaacagaccaataccagaagatatcatcacacagtccgtcaatgcCTTAGATATATTGCCATTTTCTGGACATTTTGAAATGAATATACATAATTAGACATGTTACGAATGATATTATGCCCTTTAGGGCCTATGAATTACAATCGTTGTAAGTAACTAATGCGAAAACAAATATAAGAGCATTAATATAGGCCTCATACTAATATTTTTATTGTGTACTTCGTGTACAAAACCTTGATATGGGTGAACACTGTATTTCCGCACGTACATGATACAGGATTTTTCCCGTTGCCTcggcacacacaaaatattcacagatagataaaaaaacaaaaacccatcTTGTCTTATAATTGAATTCAGGTCAAACATAACTGCAGCCCGTATTAGTGTGGGTGAATGTTCTGTTGTTTTCTTCGGAAGTCAAATCATAACAAGCCAAAAGTTTCATTTCAAAGTTGCTACCTCTCTTATACAGCTCTTGTCTTTCCCCATGAAACTCCTGTTATAGCTCTGACGGTGTGAGTTAATTTGAAACACGACTCACACGAAAGCGTCTTGAAATCTAGAACTCTCTTTAAATTCAATCGAAAATCAAAGTTTGGCAGAGAGGAGCTTTAAGATCATATAACAAGGAAAAGTAAGCGATATGAACACAAATAACACCATTAAGTGAGCGCTCTGCGGAACCAGCCTCCCGGAACTCCAGAGAACAAGAGGCACTAGACGAGCAGGCCACTTTCAAGTCGTAAAGTAAACGTCGTGTTGATCTCGCAGGAACGGCCTTTCCAGCAGCAGGATCAGAACTGCATGTAGAAGCGGCCCAGCTCCGTGAGGGCGACGGAGTTATGATCCAGAAGACTGCCGTTGCCTAGCTGACGGCGGAGAGTGCGCGTGGTGTACCACGAGTAGCGATACACGAAGGGCGCGGCCTCCAGGCGCGGAAGGACCTGTTTCATAAAGTGCAGATAGTCCTCTGGAGTCCCGCCGTTGTAGGGCTGGAATTCCGTCAGCCAGATCCTGCAACACATGGTTAACGACCTCAACTAGATTGTCCACAAAAAACTAATGGGGATAAAAATGATGTTTTTCGTTTGCAATGATTTGGATTTGTAAactgaaacaacaacacacattaAAATTCGAAACCGATAGACCGTGTTAACGTTTTGAACTCAAGAATAAAATATACCAAGAAAGATTAGGTTACAAAACGCTTAATTATTGACACAACGAAACATTTAAGATGATACAAAATAAATTCCTCAAACTAGTtttgaaactgaaagaaaacgGGTCAGAATCAAAGCTCGTTTGAAGCTTTACTCTCCAGTCTGTAATGGCAGAGGCACTGTTCTGTAGTACTATCGAAGCGATGCATTACGGTACTCTGTCCATACACGACTGCTCCAACAACGAGAGGGGTGTATATAAATGACATGGACCACAGTTCCCTGGGACTCACTTGCGATGGAACCTGTTCCAGAGATCCTCCAGGTAGGACATGAGGTCATCAGGTTTAGATCCGTAATAGTGCGTGGCCAGGTAGTCTACTCGGCATCCGTGGCACTCCTGTAACCAGGTAGCAAAACACGAATTCATGACATGACTCTGTCGGGTTTTCATGGGCGAGTGAAGAATTGTATTTCTTGAAAGGGGGACACGCTGAACGTTTATAGGAAAGTACACATTTTTATATTAAGTGTCACGAATGTAGTATCAAATGCAATGGATTCTTACGTTGAATACTGTTCACCAAGTGTATTGCACACTGGACGTGAATGTTATCAACCTGCGTACTGGACCGGCGTCACGGTGCCCTAATGCATTTTTTTTGTATCCTCGTAGCCCAAGCAGAAATTTCAAGCTTGAAGCTTTGGtaacagaaaaaacaaacaaacaaaaacccaatAAGTTTGCTCTGTGTAACGTTACACTCGGGTAAAGCAAGCATTTCGGGGGGAAAGTAGATCAAACTTTTgcctttttgaactcgcgacgatatttttcttgtttgttgtcgCCATGCctaccgttaacaaacgcatgcgaACAAGTTGGAATTCCCCCAAAAGACCTTGACCATAGTACTCTCGAAGTCACTACTCCGGCGTTCAAATCAGCTCATGTATAGCGAATAGCTAGGAAGTGAACGTTGGTAGCTCCCACTTCTAAGGTAGGTACTTACTTTCAATGTTTCTCAGTTCTCTCTTATGCATAGGGCTCTAACCATGGCTTTATAGGGGATACTTAGCTCCGTGAATGTTACGTAGTGTCTGCTCGATATGATGccatttgagagagagagagagagagagagagagagagagagagagagagagagagagagagagagagagagagagagtccgaCCACAACGTACACGAAAGAATTCAATGAACCACAGGTCGGCGCTGCCATGGCAAGCAGACCCTGAACAGAGGGTCGCTGCAGGACTGACCAGTGTCCTTGACCCCGCCTGTTTCTCCATCTCTCGCCACGCTTCAGCGGCTTGCTTGGACGTTAGGTTGGACTGAAATGTCACATGAGCTGCACCTTTATTATTTTTTCAACATGCATTTTCTTAATTATATACAATACCAACAGAAGCACAGCCTGTGGGTGAATTAATGAGCAAATATCTGCTACAATTATGACAAAGTCACCCAGAAAAAAACCGTCACTCGATCTATTTGTAATTTTCTCGAGAGATATTGAGCATTGACAGAATTCGAAAGTGATACCATTATTCGCATTGACATGAGGCCATAAGGAAGCTTGAAATACAATAGTCCAGACCGAGTGTCGATGGTTGGGTTCGTTGAAGCCCAGCACGGTGTCATAGTGACCAAAGTCGTGGTCGTTGCTCCGTCCGTCAAAGTGCCAGCCCCACACCATGGGCACGTAGCCCGGGGGGAGATGCGTGTCACAGTTGTCCGTGTAGTCACGTGGCTGGCTGCTCCAGTCATACCTGACACAGTCATAGTACAATTAGGATGTTAGCATTGTTATTGAAGCAGCAGAAGTAGTCGATCTCGTTGCTCCAGTCAACTCAAGCAACCTGTCACAAGTTAATCGGGGTATTGGTTTTATTGTCAGAAAAGCAGTGCATGTTTCCTTGTTAACTCTCCACCAGAGACACTTTGCAGAGGACTACAATGAAACATgaattaaacaacaacaacaacaacaacaacaacaagatggACGAACTTATGTTGGGTTAAACAAGCAACATTTCGCAAGATTTTGCATTTGATACTTGATTATGGAGCCTTAGCAGTCCATCcgttttgaattaaaaaaaaaacatacacaaacaaaccaccGATGTCCATTCTGTTGTCATCGCTGCTGCTTCAACTAACGACTGCTTGTGACACAGACAAAAGTGTGAAGAAGACGAATGAACATCGCGTTTATATCAACAAAAGTCCTGATTAAAACAGGAGAAATCAAGCGCTTTACAGCCTACTGAGAAGGATAACCCTTCTCAATGGTACCTATCACAAAAAAAGCCTTTTTTACATACTGTACATCAACAGAGAGCTGTTAACTTCAGCCTTATTCTTCAAGCTAAtgcttaattttgttttctttgagtACCTTAATTACCGTTAtcataattacaattatgaggatTGTATTGTCTTACCGCCTGCGGTGAAGACAAAACAAATTTGAGTTTTAATCGAGTCTTACCGCCAGAAAATATTAATTGTATGTGTCTTgtacacaaaataaagaaaatgtctAAATAtaatgtgtttttacatttagtcaagttatgactatatgttttaacatcgaggggggaatcgagacgagggtcgtggtgtatgtgtgtgtgtgtgcgtgtgtgtatgtgtgtgtgtgtgtgtgtgtgtgtgtgtagagcgattcagactaaactactggaccgatctttatgaaatttgacatgagagttcctgggtatgaaatccccgaacgtttttttcatttttttgataaatgtctttgatgacgtcatatccggcttttcgtgaaagttgaggcggcactgtcacgccctcatttttcaaccaaattgattgaaattttggtcaagcaatcttcgacgaagcccggacttcggtattgcatttcagcttggtggcttaaaaattaattaatgactttggtcattaaaaatctgaaaattgtaaaaaaaaataaaaatttataaaacgatccaaatttacgttcatcttattctttatcattttctgattccaaaaacatataaatatgttatatttggattaaaaacaagctctgaaaattaaatatataaaaattattatcaaaattaaattgtcgaaatcaatttaaaaacactttcatcttattccttgtcggttcctgattccaaaaacatatagatataatatgtttggattaaaaacacgctcggaaagttaaaacaaagagaggtacagaaaagcgtgctatccttcttagcgcaactactaccccgctcttcttgtcaatttcactgcctttgccatgagcggtggactgacgatgctacgagtatacggtcttgctgaaaaatggcattgcgttcagtttcattctgtgagttcgacagctacttgactaaatgttgtattttcgccttacgcgacttgttttctcattGTAAGCACATTTAACAATCCGACACAAAATAACTATTTTTTCGGATGAGGCAATAAGAACTATAATGATACCACATTTTGTGATTCGAATTCCAATTTTTAAGAAAGTGAAACAATCAACAGAGTTTgaataaatatttcatgaacgAACTTTGAAGGTGCCAAGGTGCAATCCCATAGTCAGGACTAGGTCGATGATTCTGTGACAAAAAtgtcgatcaaattgatgaaaaatgaggccgtgacagtgcggcctcaacttttgcaaacggaaatatgtgacgtcatcaaatagcgGAGAAAACACTGAGCACGAGCAAATATCCTCAAAAATCCACCAATTTCATAAAAATCCGTTGGGCAAATTTTGAGAAATGCTTTgcatacacgcacagacacagacacagacggacagactgacacaggctcacatgcacacacatatgccTATGGAGAAAAGTCAATAGTTGTTTAAATGTAAAGAAAACAATTGTTTCGTTTCTTAAAACTTTGAGCCATTGACAAAACATAAAATTTGGCCCTGCCACTTACCATCTTATGAAGGAGTAAACTCAAGAACCTTTATCATTTTGTCTATTGTGCATCTTGTTCGTGCATTTCAGAAGAAGACAAAGTTACTGATTCTTACCACCAGTGTGCACCTTTCAGGACCTCGAAGTCTCCACAACGACGTGTGCCCCACGTGACAGCCAGGCCTTTCTTCTTGCTGGGCCCGTTCAGCAGGAAGGACACAGACAGCTGCAGCAAGGCCAACGCCAGCACCGCGACACGGACACTCATAGCAGGGGTCTTCAGGAGCTGAATTGCAGATATTCATTTAAAGGTACCTTCTCTTCCCCGTGGACCATGAAAAAAACCTGTGCAGCCTCGCTGGTTTTCGTGCAGAgcgattgttttgtttgtttggtgtttggttgttttttttttttgtgggggggggggggggggaggtggggcggtgggggcattaaaaaaaattcaaccatgtcaatctgcaaaaataACTTAGCAAAAACCTTCTCAGTAGGGAGCCAGGCTGGTGATGGTTAGTGTTTGGAAGGGTGCTCCCATCCCACGCAAAAGCATGAATGACTCTGTGTTGGTTTATATTAGCTTTTACACGAGAATAAAGATAACTCTAATTTCATgctagtaataataataataataataataataataataataataataataataataataataataataataataaatgagcatttatatagcgcaacatcataactttacaattatgctctttgcgcttgacacatttaaaattaaaacacagttatacaagcatttacatctacattcatagtcagcaacgcttaattaaaagcatacaccatcaaacatacattacaaaagattctcccactaactaagtaataaaagcaTGAATAagataggtagtgaaaacaaggaaataccagctgaatacccttaatcaaacagaacatgttatcaacaatactgaaaacagcctagatgtttatatacattttcacattatcactaaaacaacataGTATCAGAAAGACAACTACATATACATGCTACTACAGAACAAGATGGTATATTTTGTTATGTTCTGGTCGACATCTTACTGGCCTATTTATCAAAAAGAATACATTATGGTTAAGACACCGTCAATTTCTTGACAAGTTAATTTCTGTATAAGTGTTTGGACATACGATTTTTGAGAGATTGTAACCAAATCTACCAAAGCGTGCAACGAGTCCCACAAACCTTCTTCCAAATGTGTTCTCTTCTCCACGAGCAATTTCTTTATCAACCCTCACAAATCAGATTATGTCGAACAGAATCAGCACATTTCGGGGGGTATCTTTGGTCTAGAAATCTGTTATTAGATCTTCTGATTGTAGGCCTACTTCTTACCAATTTGAAtgagcaattttttttatcctcTTTTCATCATTATTATTGTCTGTTGCACATTTTCTTCGTTCACTTTACAAAGGGACAATTCGAGTTGTGGTGAATGTTTCGTTTCGCCATTGATTACAAGTTCCACACAATACCGTCTTTGTTCCTTTAATGTTTGATGTTTGGACTTTGGCAGACTATCTGCTTCATAATTTCGTCGAGGACTCATGATGGTCAATCTTCATGAATTCTTCTTTTCATGTGAAACCAATCAAGAAAGATTCTTCCGATATAACAGAAAAAATAACATCAAAAATATATGGGTTCCTTACTTCTACAGCTAAATATTCGCCTGCTTTCAGAATagaataataacaacaacaacaacaaaacaacacatagCCTTCCTGTCGAGTGCATGTAACGTAGCAGCACAGCATACTCACACTGGTTTGGGCGTTAAACGAAAATTAAAACCAATTACAGTGTTGGCAATACAAGATTAATCTTACCTAAAATCGTTTGACTCTGGAAAGCACTGCTACCGACTTTGACCTTTGCAGAAAAAACCTACCGTTTATTACATTACCTGTTAAGTCCTTGTTCTCTTGGCATTCAGGTCAAAATACACagtacagcaacaacaaaaaaagcctCTTATCTTTACATCGTTTGACTTTGGAAAGTACTGTTACCGGCTTCGAACTTTGCAGAAAGAGTTGAACGTTTAGAAAATTACCCGTAAAGTCCATGTTATTTTTTAATTCAGGTCAAACTACACAGCACAGCAAAAACAATGCCTCTTATCAGAAACTCAGTGAAAGCAAGGCTTATATGTGAGTCTGATGTATAatcacacatagacacagattaACAGCGAGCCAGGCAACCAGCCCttcaggcaggcagacagacagacacattgacaaacagacaagacggacagacatattCACGCACAGTTCTGCATCAGTCCACAATCAAAAGACAAGGGTTGCTTATTGGAACGTTcaggttttgacaaaacaatttTAAATCTTAAATTTTAAATCAGTTCACTGCTTACCGCTTTGATGTCTCCAAGATACAACAAaacgtcgcgtaaggcgaaaatacaacatttagtcaagctgtcgtactcacagaatgaaactgaacgcactgcatttttttctctcaccaggaccgtatactcgtagcatcgtcagtccaccgctcgtggcaaaggcagtgaaattgactagccagaatagcgcggtagtggttgcatTGAGCAGCAtaccacgcttttctgtatctctgttctttttaactttctgaacttgtttttaattcaaatatatcatatctatatgtttttggaatgaggaaccgacaaggaataagatgaaaaagTTTTTTGAAGGGATTCCGGACATTTAattttttatcataattttcatatatttaattttcagagcttgtttttaatcaaaatatgacatatttctatgtttttggaatacaaaataatgaagaataagatgacattatatttggatcgttttataaaaaaataattttaattataatttttacatttttaatgaccagactcattaattaatttttaagcctccaagctgaaatgcaataccatagtctggc is part of the Littorina saxatilis isolate snail1 linkage group LG6, US_GU_Lsax_2.0, whole genome shotgun sequence genome and encodes:
- the LOC138969509 gene encoding uncharacterized protein, yielding MSVRVAVLALALLQLSVSFLLNGPSKKKGLAVTWGTRRCGDFEVLKGAHWWYDWSSQPRDYTDNCDTHLPPGYVPMVWGWHFDGRSNDHDFGHYDTVLGFNEPNHRHSSNLTSKQAAEAWREMEKQAGSRTLVSPAATLCSGSACHGSADLWFIEFFRECHGCRVDYLATHYYGSKPDDLMSYLEDLWNRFHRKIWLTEFQPYNGGTPEDYLHFMKQVLPRLEAAPFVYRYSWYTTRTLRRQLGNGSLLDHNSVALTELGRFYMQF